From Schistocerca cancellata isolate TAMUIC-IGC-003103 chromosome 6, iqSchCanc2.1, whole genome shotgun sequence, a single genomic window includes:
- the LOC126190814 gene encoding GPI mannosyltransferase 1 produces MAVFNIYLHCLVGFFIRLLLVVYSEVHDKLYVVQYTDIDYHVFTDAAHHIVSGRSPYDRHTYRYTPLLAAFLVPNVLFHPAFGKVLFSFIDVVVAYIIHRLLLTKGCSQTIAINCSLMWLYNPFPIVICTRGNADAISAALVLASLLSVQEGCSIMTGIIHAVATHVRLYPLVFTLPIYISVKGDSASQEEKQTSLGKVFSMLFPDRQQLKFAVSFVVVLAVTTLFFYWLYGYQFLHESFLYHIARRDTRHNFSVYFYMLYLTSDVPLPLWQRIFVVFPQFVLLIVLSFVYGSRKDLDFCVLAQAIVMVTYNTVVTSQYFIWFLSVLPVCVPFIAIPSKQAATFFVLWISAQIAWLLPAYLLEFQGRDTFMYVWLQGIAFFSINITVLVRFVQTYKSCCHSKLKSI; encoded by the coding sequence ATGGCAGTGTTCAACATTTATTTGCATTGCTTAGTTGGTTTTTTTATAAGGCTCTTACTTGTAGTATATAGTGAAGTTCATGACAAACTTTATGTTGTCCAATATACAGATATAGATTACCATGTCTTCACAGATGCTGCGCATCATATAGTTTCAGGGCGGTCCCCATATGACAGACATACCTACCGATATACACCTCTGTTAGCAGCATTTTTAGTTCCaaatgttttgtttcacccagCATTTGGaaaggttttgttttcatttattgatgttgttgttgcatATATCATTCACCGATTGCTTCTGACTAAGGGATGTAGTCAAACTATTGCTATTAATTGCTCACTAATGTGGCTGTACAATCCATTTCCCATAGTTATTTGTACTCGGGGGAATGCAGATGCAATTTCAGCTGCTCTGGTTTTGGCATCTTTATTGTCTGTGCAGGAGGGCTGTAGCATTATGACTGGAATAATTCATGCAGTTGCGACCCATGTTAGACTATATCCTCTTGTATTTACATTACCTATTTATATATCTGTAAAGGGTGATTCTGCTTCTCAGGAGGAGAAGCAGACGTCTCTAGGAAAAGTATTTTCAATGCTTTTTCCAGACAGGCAACAGTTGAAATTTGCAGTTTCATTTGTTGTTGTATTAGCAGTAACAACATTATTCTTTTACTGGTTATACGGTTACCAGTTCCTTCATGAAAGTTTTCTGTACCACATTGCTCGTCGTGATACACGTCATAATTTTTCAGTCTATTTCTATATGCTGTACTTGACTTCGGATGTACCACTTCCACTTTGGCAaagaatttttgttgtttttccgcAATTTGTGTTATTGATAGTACTCTCATTTGTATATGGTTCCAGGAAAGACCTTGATTTCTGTGTTTTGGCCCAGGCAATTGTGATGGTAACGTATAATACTGTTGTTACGTCACAATATTTTATATGGTTCTTATCTGTGTTACCTGTCTGTGTGCCTTTCATAGCAATACCGAGCAAGCAAGCTGCTACTTTTTTTGTCCTTTGGATTTCTGCACAAATTGCCTGGCTTCTTCCAGCATATTTGTTAGAGTTTCAAGGTCGTGACACTTTTATGTATGTTTGGCTTCAAGGTATTGCATTTTTCTCGATCAACATTACTGTTCTAGTAAGATTTGTACAAACATATAAGTCCTGTTGCCATAGTAAGTTGAAAAGTATTTAG